In a single window of the Oscarella lobularis chromosome 4, ooOscLobu1.1, whole genome shotgun sequence genome:
- the LOC136186451 gene encoding von Willebrand factor A domain-containing protein 5A-like translates to MFRRAARHVERVMHGLQKVDGSPVPLRSVRVESTVVGYTAQVVSRLEYENEEGNPVEAVFTFPLDESSTVVDFTALIYGRKIVGIVKEKEEAKQAYDDAIAKGQSAFLMDSVRRDIFTVSVGNLPPKKKATIEITFIMELPTEHDGSLRFNLPSVLTPRYHAASSNPAESTNPTADVTYLPASAIPYTLSFEMRIKADVDGVTSLTHQLMTERAVDDDRYSVTFVQLAEKHKFDKDVVVIITLKNTHQPHAVVEMGAESSVAFLANPAVALNYFPNFSTTDAVSELIFVIDRSGSMSGKYIGAAKETIMLFLKSIPDDCYFNIVGFGSSHEKLFKESVAYNQENLDIAMPYTKSLQANLGGTELLPPLREIFKMPSVKGRPKQIFVLTDGAVSNTYSVIEEVKKNAHNARCFAVGIGSGASTELVRGIAEAGKGSSEFIQAGERMQPKAMRMLKRALAPSLSDVHISWSIPWVSEVIQTPSKVPPVFSGDRLIIYGFLVNVLQLGDLKGSASLKGYIGTEKFELSINFEVKPSGGSGGKAVHQLAIKSLIKDVKSNYTDKDIIKKQLGSTVKSDKDAIVKLSTSADVICSHTSFVAVDEGNGEPVKGSMNLRHIPMAKDDGYNDCSRYMRHRRVMNFHNWEDGNDSDGYVRHRRQITRCNWEDGDGDDSECEEEEINDEKKTSDDIFRTIVLLQQASGAWLLDFAVARLVSKSVDDLDALSPFGKEASAVCKSIWATAVVLACLEAACAGSKDEWELIANKATKWAKKQTLPERTTWGHLMKAAQKLFQ, encoded by the exons ATGTTCAGGCGTGCTGCGCGACACGTGGAGAGAGTCATGCACGGACTGCAGAAGGTCGACGGTTCACCCGTTCCCCTGCGATCAGTTAGGGTCGAAAGCACTGTAGTTGGATACACGGCTCAAGTCGTGTCTCGATTGGAGTACGAAAACGAGGAAGGGAACCCAGTCGAAGCCGTTTTTACGTTTCctctcgacgaatcgtcgactgtcgtcgattttacGGCTCTCATCTACGGCAGAAAGATTGTCGGGATagtcaaagagaaagaggaagcgaaGCAAGCGTACGACGATGCAATCGCAAAGGGTCAATCCGCTTTTCTTATGGACTCCGTCCGTCGCGACATTTTCACGGTGAGCGTTGGAAATCTTCcaccgaagaagaaagcaacgATCGAAATAACGTTCATCATGGAATTGCCGACGGAACACGACGG ATCGCTTCGTTTCAATCTTCCGTCTGTTCTAACACCGCGCTATCACGCAGCGTCATCGAATCcagccgaatcgacgaatccGACGGCAGACGTGACGTATTTACCGGCTTCAGCCATTCCTTATACACTCTCCTTCGAAATGCGAATCAAagcggacgtcgacggcgtcactTCACTAACTCATCAACTGATGACCGAACGTGCTGTAGACGACGACCGGTATAGCGTGACGTTTGTTCAATTGGCTGAAAAGCACAAGTTTGACAAAGACGTTGTTGTGATCATCACGCTGAAGAACACCCACCAACCGCACGCCGTCGTTGAGATGGGAGCGGAGAGCAGTGTTGCTTTTTTGGCTAATCCAGCAGTGGCACTCAACTACTTTCCCAATTTCAGTACAACGGATGCAGTCAGTGAGCTGATATTTGTGATTGATCGAAGTGGAAGCATGAGTGGCAAATACATTGGGGcggcaaaagaaacgattatGTTGTTTCTAAAGAGCATTCCCGACGATTGCTATTTCAATATTGTAGGATTCGGATCGAGCCACGAGAAGCTGTTCAAAGAGAGCGTTGCTTATAATCAGGAAAATCTAGACATTGCCATGCCATACACAAAGAGTCTTCAGGCTAATCTTGGCGGAACAGAGTTGCTGCCGCCTCTTCGAGAGATCTTCAAGATGCCATCTGTGAAAGGTCGTCCAAAGCAGATCTTTGTACTCACAGATGGGGCCGTATCCAATACATACAGTGTCATTGAAGAAGTGAAGAAGAATGCTCACAACGCTAG ATGTTTTGCTGTTGGAATCGGATCAGGCGCTTCAACTGAACTCGTGAGAGGAATAGCCGAAGCTGGCAAAGGCTCGAGTGAATTTATTCAAGCCGGAGAACGAATGCAGCCCAAG GCAATGAGAATGTTGAAACGTGCATTGGCTCCGTCACTCTCCGATGTTCACATCAGCTGGTCCATACCTTGGGTAAGCGAAGTCATTCAAACTCCGTCAAAAGTTCCTCCTGTATTCAGCGGCGATCGTCTCATCATTTACGGTTTTCTAGTCAATGTTCTACAGCTCGGTGATCTGAAAGGCTCTGCGTCACTCAAAGGATACATAGGAACGGAGAAGTTTGAGCTGTCTATCAATTTTGAAGTGAAACCGAGTGGAGGTAGCGGAGGAAAAGCTGTTCACCAGCTTGCAATCAAATCATTGatcaaagacgtcaaaaGCAATTACACTGACAAAGATATTATAAAGAAGCAACTCGGAAGCACAGTCAAATCAGACAAGGATGCAATTGTAAAGCTGAGCACCAGCGCTGACGTGATTTGCAGCCACACATCATTTGTAGCTGTTGATGAAGGAAACGGCGAGCCGGTGAAAGGAAGCATGAATTTGAGGCACATTCCAATGGCTAAGGATGATGGATACAATGATTGTAGTAGATACATGAGGCATCGAAGGGTTATGAATTTTCATAATTGGGAGGATGGTAATGATTCTGATGGATACGTAAggcatcgacgtcaaattacTCGTTGTAATTGGGAAGATGGTGATGGTGATGATTCAGAGTgcgaggaggaagaaataAACGATGAAAAGAAGACATCAGATGATATATTCCGAACGATTGTGTTATTACAACAGGCGTCTGGGGCGTGGCTGCTTGACTTTGCTGTAGCTCGTCTCGTCAGCAAATCTGTTGACGATTTGGATGCTCTCTCGCCGTTTGGAAAGGAAGCATCTGCTGTGTGCAAAAGTATATGGGCAACAGCCGTTGTCTTGGCGTGCCTGGAGGCTGCATGTGCAGGCTCCAAAGACGAATGGGAGCTAATAGCAAATAAAGCTACCAAGTGGGCGAAGAAGCAGACGCTCCCTGAACGTACAACGTGGGGACATTTGATGAAAGCAGCTCAAAAGCTCTTCCAGTGA
- the LOC136185730 gene encoding von Willebrand factor A domain-containing protein 5A-like, which produces MLRRKSTTKLFLLVLCLIFLTILCYRSYSAPKCTGGTNRSTKNSKTTRQHAENIWRLVRAETKSHDLANRLKPLFAALTTDTNEETSPKNDVAAAKLRRLVRNRFETLQNPRSDTCADARELVCDVNKDCGLGCQLHHVAYCFALAYGTRRRLVVDSRPWNYVGPWDRVFEPVSNTCVGAVSRRRTVWYDDVDARETRVVKAPIFESLDSRRPRPPFIPLAVPVDLVDAIRTFHRRPSVWWIGQMIGYLFRPNERVRNRIEALKERLGFGHPIVGVHVRRTDKIGWEADLHQLHEYMEGVSEYYEMLEWSKPVEKKLVFLATDDTDVWEKAKETYKDYVFLHDESASRSAKKDRFSLESLEGAVSDIVLLSDTDYLICTFSSQVCRLAYELMQTKHTDASDKVLSLDDVYYFGGQENLYWRAVENHVPPENDRSQIRLEVGDLVTVEKMGPVYWFDMPFGLLKRNNNSPVPLRSVRVESTVLGYTARVVSRLDYENEEGNPIEAVFTFPLDESATVVDLAALIDGRKIVGIVKEKGEAQEAYDLAIASGQSAFLMESDRREIFTVSVGNLPPRKKATVEVTFVMELPTEHDGSVRFNLPSVLTPRYHAASSNPAESTNPTADVTYLPASAIPYTFSFEMRIEADVDDVTSPTHQLTTEHAVDDAGYSVTLVQLAEEHKFDKDVVVTIKPKNTHQPHAVIEMGAEDGVALLSDPAVTLNYFPDFSTADAISELIFVIDRSGSMGGGYIGAAKETIMLFLKSIPDDCYFNIVGFGSSHEKLFKESVAYNQENLDIAMPYTKSLQANLGGTELLPPLREIFKMPSVKGLPKQIFVLTDGAVSNTYSVIEEVKKNAHNARCFAVGIGSGASTELVRGIAEAGKGSSEFIQAGERMQPKVMRMLKRALTPSISDVHVSWSLPGVIQTPSKVPPVFSGDRLIIYGFLPHAKDVKGSASLNGYIGTEKFGLSIDFDVKASESGRGKAVHQLAIKSLIRDVESNLNDKDLVKKRLGGTVKSDKDAIVKLSTSANVICSHTSFVAIDEESEEPVTGSMERRHIPMAEAEDCFGGMASNFAAPPPPAAAAPGGTFSFGGGPPPRPGGGGLSFGGAPPPFLLSTMRSALGGGPPPPPQAFGCAPPPAPQASSSLFGAVAGGTALRAASGPPPAPRNEFGNRAEIGSGDLRPDDAFLTIVSLQQASGAWPLDSAVARLLNISVDELAALSPFGKDSSAPLKSIWATAVVLTWLETMCAGSKDEWDLMAKKATKWAQKQTFPRGMTWVNLLKATCVILFLQDCLA; this is translated from the exons ATGCTTCGCCGAAAATCAACAACAAAAttgtttcttctcgttctttgCTTGATTTTCTTGACGATCTTGTGCTACAGAAGCTACAGCGCGCCGAAATGCACCGGTGGGACAAACCGATCAACGAAAaactcgaaaacgacgcgacaaCACGCGGAAAACATCTGGCGACTCGTACGCGCCGAGACGAAGTCGCACGACCTAGCAAACCGCCTCAAGCCGCTCTTCGCCGCCCTAACGACCGATacgaacgaagaaacgtcgccgaaaaacgacgtcgcagcgGCAAAACTCCGTCGCCTCGTTCGAAACCGCTTCGAAACGCTCCAAAATCCCCGATCGGACACATGCGCCGACGCGAGAGAGCTCGTCTGCGACGTGAACAAGGACTGCGGTCTCGGCTGCCAGCTCCATCACGTCGCCTATTGCTtcgcactcgcgtacggcacgcgtcgacgactcgtcgtcgattcgcgccCGTGGAACTACGTCGGGCCGTGGGATCGCGTGTTTGAGCCCGTCAGTAATACGTGCGTCGGCGCtgtttctcgacgtcgaaccgtCTGgtacgatgacgtcgacgcgcgcgaGACTCGCGTCGTCAAGGCGCCCATTTTCGAGAGTctcgattcgcgtcgaccgCGTCCGCCTTTCATTCCCTTGGCCGTTCCCGTCGATTTGGTTGACGCTATTCGGACGTTTCATAGGCGGCCGTCTGTTTGGTGGATTGGGCAGATGATTGGGTATTTGTTTCGACCGAATGAGAGAGTGAGAAATCGCATTGAGGCGTTGAAGGAGAGGCTCGGCTTTGGCCATCCCATAGTTGG AGTTCACGTTAGACGAACAGACAAAATTGGTTGGGAGGCCGATTTACATCAGCTCCATGAATATATGGAGGGTGTTAGCGAATACTATGAGATGTTGGAATGGAGTAAACCTGTTGAGAAGAAACTGGTGTTTTTGGCAACGGACGATACTGACGTATGGGAAAAAGCTAAGGAAAC GTATAAAGATTATGTGTTTTTGCACGACGAAAGCGCTTCTCGATCAGCTAAGAAggatcgtttttctcttgaatCTCTTGAGGGTGCTGTATCTGACATTGTTTTGTTGTCCGATACAGACTATTTGATAtgcaccttttcttctcag GTGTGTCGTCTTGCATATGAACTGATGCAAACCAAGCATACTGACGCTTCGGACAAGGTCCTCAGCCTCGATGATGTTTATTATTTTGGGGGGCAGGAGAACCTATATTGGAGGGCGGTTGAAAATCATGTACCACCAGAAAATGATCGCAGTCAAATTAGACTAGAAGTTGGTGACCTTGTCACTGTTGAAAAGATGGGACCAGTTTATTGGTTTG ACATGCCGTTCGGTCtcctgaaaagaaataacAATTCGCCCGTTCCTCTGCGATCGGTCAGAGTCGAGAGCACCGTTCTTGGTTATACTGCTCGAGTGGTGTCCCGATTGGACTACGAAAACGAGGAAGGGAACCCTATCGAAGCCGTTTTCACCTTTCCtctcgacgaatcggcgactgtcgtcgatttAGCGGCTCTAATCGACGGCAGAAAGATCGTCGGGATAGTCAAAGAGAAAGGGGAAGCGCAGGAAGCGTACGACCTTGCAATCGCAAGCGGCCAATCAGCTTTTCTTATGGAATCGGACCGTCGCGAAATTTTCACGGTGAGCGTCGGTAATCTTCCGCCGAGGAAGAAAGCGACAGTCGAAGTAACATTCGTCATGGAATTGCCGACCGAACACGACGG TTCGGTTCGTTTCAATCTTCCGTCTGTTCTGACACCGCGTTATCACGCAGCGTCATCGAATCcagccgaatcgacgaatccGACGGCAGACGTGACGTATTTACCGGCTTCAGCCATTCCTTATACATTCTCCTTCGAAATGCGAATCGAagcggacgtcgacgacgtcacgtcacCGACTCATCAACTGACGACCGAACATGCTGTAGATGACGCCGGGTATAGCGTGACGTTAGTTCAATTGGCGGAAGAACACAAATTtgacaaagacgtcgttgtgACCATCAAGCCAAAGAACACTCATCAACCGCATGCCGTCATTGAGATGGGAGCGGAGGACGGCGTCGCTCTTCTGTCTGATCCAGCCGTGACGCTGAACTACTTTCCAGATTTCAGTACAGCGGATGCAATAAGTGAGCTGATCTTCGTGATTGATCGAAGTGGAAGCATGGGTGGGGGCTACATTGGGGcggcaaaagaaacgattatGTTGTTTCTAAAGAGCATTCCCGACGATTGCTATTTCAATATTGTAGGATTCGGATCGAGCCACGAGAAGCTGTTCAAAGAGAGCGTTGCTTATAATCAGGAAAATCTAGACATTGCCATGCCATACACAAAGAGTCTTCAGGCTAATCTTGGCGGAACAGAGTTGCTGCCGCCTCTTCGAGAGATCTTCAAGATGCCATCTGTGAAAGGTCTTCCAAAGCAGATCTTTGTACTCACAGATGGGGCCGTATCCAATACATACAGTGTCATTGAAGAAGTGAAGAAGAATGCTCACAACGCTAG ATGTTTTGCTGTTGGAATCGGATCAGGCGCTTCAACTGAACTCGTGAGAGGAATAGCCGAAGCTGGCAAAGGCTCGAGTGAATTTATTCAAGCCGGAGAGCGAATGCAGCCCAAG GTAATGAGAATGCTGAAGCGCGCCTTGACTCCGTCTATCTCCGACGTTCACGTTAGCTGGTCATTACCTGGAGTCATTCAAACTCCATCCAAAGTTCCTCCAGTGTTCAGCGGAGATCGTCTGATCATTTATGGCTTTCTTCCGCATGCAAAGGATGTTAAAGGCTCCGCGTCGCTCAACGGATACATAGGAACAGAAAAGTTTGGGCTGTCCATCGATTTTGACGTTAAAGCAAGCGAAAGCGGTAGAGGAAAAGCTGTTCACCAGCTCGCAATCAAATCACTGATCAGAGACGTTGAAAGCAATTTGAATGACAAAGATCTTGTGAAGAAGCGACTTGGCGGCACAGTCAAGTCAGACAAGGATGCGATTGTAAAGCTGAGCACAAGCGCTAACGTGATCTGCAGCCACACATCGTTTGtggcgatcgacgaagaaagcgaagagccAGTGACAGGCAGCATGGAGCGTCGACACATTCCAATGGCTGAAGCAGAAGACTGCTTTGGCGGCATGGCTTCTAATTTTGcggctcctcctcctccagcagcagcagcaccaggAGGAACCTTTTCATTTGGCGGtggtcctcctcctcgtccaGGAGGGGGAGGCCTCTCGTTTGGTGGTGCTCCACCACCGTTTCTTCTCTCAACAATGAGAAGCGCATTGGGTGGCggccctcctcctcctcctcaagCATTTGGCTgtgctcctcctcctgctcCTCAAGCATCAAGTAGCTTATTTGGTGCTGTAGCTGGAGGAACAGCGTTGCGTGCTGCTTCTGGCCCTCCTCCAGCACCGCGTAATGAATTTGGGAATCGAGCTGAAATTGGAAGCGGTGACTTGCGTCCCGACGATGCTTTCTTAACAATTGTGTCATTGCAACAGGCGTCAGGTGCGTGGCCACTTGATTCTGCTGTCGCCCGTCTTCTCAACATATCTGTTGACGAATTGGCTGCTCTTTCACCGTTTGGAAAAGACTCATCTGCTCCACTAAAGAGCATTTGGGCAACGGCTGTCGTTCTCACTTGGCTGGAAACCATGTGCGCTGGTTCCAAAGACGAATGGGATTTGATGGCAAAGAAAGCTACAAAGTGGGCACAGAAGCAGACATTTCCTAGAGGAATGACCTGGGTAAATCTTCTGAAAGCTACCTGCGTTATACTCTTTCTGCAAGATTGTCTGGCTTAA
- the LOC136186449 gene encoding von Willebrand factor A domain-containing protein 5A-like, whose protein sequence is MPSGLCKKSGGSPIPLRSVRVESTVIGYTARVLSRLEYENEETNPVEAVFTFPLDESSTVVDFTALIDGRKIVGIVKEKEKAKQAYDDAIASGQSAFLMESVRRDIFTVSVGNLPPRKKATVEITFIMELPTEHDGSVRFNLPSVLKPRYHAASSKPSESTNPTADVTYLPASAIPYTFSFEMRIEADVDGVTSPTHQLTTEHAVDDDGYSVTLVRLAEEHKFDKDVVVNIKPKNTHQPHAVVEMGVKGGDALLANPAVTLNYFPDFSTTDAVSELIFVIDRSGSMSGKYITAAKETMMLFLKSIPDDCYFNIVGFGSSHKKLFKESVVYNQGNLDKAVQHTKSIRADLGGTELLPPLEEIFKMPSVKGLPKQIFVLTDGDVSNTYSVIEEVKKNAHKARCFSVGIGSGASTELVKGIAKAGKGSSEFIQAGERMQPKVMRMLKRALAPSLSDVHISWSLPGESKVIQTPSKVPPVFSGDRLIIYGFLVDLPQVGDLKGSASLKGYIGTENLKLSIDFEVKPSGSSGGKAVHQLAIKSLIRDVESDLTDKDIVKKQLGSAVKSDKDAIVKLSTSASVICSHTSFVAVDEGNDEPVAGSMNLRRIPVAEEEEEEEDYLCYGIDARNYLAGGSALNSLRLRRAAAVLGDDDDEDDNDSEWSDDDEEIEIEEKGEKKKEHKAFQLPKKAKASLEKTPDDAFITIVSLQQASGAWPLDVAVARLVSKSVKDLDALSPFGKGSSAVCKSIWATAIVLAWLEATCASSKDEWELMANKATKWAKKQKLPKRTTWEDLMKAAQKLF, encoded by the exons ATGCCCAGCGGTCTATGCAAGAAGAGCGGCGGCTCACCGATTCCTCTGCGATCGGTTAGAGTCGAGAGCACTGTAATTGGATACACGGCTCGAGTCCTGTCTCGATTGGAGTACGAAAACGAGGAAACGAACCCAGTCGAAGCCGTTTTCACGTTTCctctcgacgaatcgtcgactgtcgtcgattttacGGCTCTAATCGACGGAAGAAAGATCGTCGGGATagtcaaagagaaagagaaagcgaaacaaGCGTACGACGATGCAATCGCAAGCGGTCAATCGGCATTTCTTATGGAATCGGTCCGTCGCGACATTTTCACAGTGAGTGTCGGTAATCTTCCGCCGAGGAAAAAAGCAACGGTCGAAATAACATTCATCATGGAATTGCCGACAGAACACGATGG ttcagTTCGTTTCAATCTTCCATCCGTTCTAAAACCGCGTTATCACGCAGCGTCATCGAAGCCAtccgaatcgacgaatccGACGGCAGACGTAACGTATCTACCGGCTTCGGCCATTCCTTACACATTCTCCTTTGAAATGAGAATCGAagcggacgtcgacggcgtcacgTCGCCGACTCATCAACTGACGACCGAACATGCtgtagacgacgacgggtaTAGCGTGACTTTAGTTCGATTGGCTGAAGAACACAAATtcgacaaagacgtcgtcgtgaacATCAAGCCAAAGAACACTCACCAACCGCACGCCGTCGTTGAGATGGGAGTGAAGGGCGGTGACGCTCTTCTAGCCAATCCAGCAGTGACGCTCAATTACTTTCCTGATTTCAGTACAACAGATGCTGTGAGTGAGCTGATCTTCGTGATCGATCGAAGTGGAAGCATGAGTGGCAAATATATTACGGctgcaaaggaaacgatgaTGCTGTTTCTGAAGAGCATTCCCGACGATTGCTATTTCAATATCGTGGGATTCGGATCGAGCCACAAGAAGCTGTTCAAAGAGAGCGTTGTTTATAATCAGGGAAATCTAGATAAGGCCGTTCAGCACACAAAAAGCATACGAGCCGATCTCGGCGGAACAGAATTGCTGCCACCTCTCGAAGAGATCTTCAAGATGCCATCTGTGAAAGGTCTTCCAAAGCAGATCTTTGTACTCACAGACGGGGACGTATCCAATACATACAGTGTCATTGAAGAAGTGAAGAAGAATGCTCACAAAGCTAG GTGTTTCTCTGTTGGAATTGGATCCGGCGCTTCAACTGAACTCGTGAAAGGAATAGCCAAAGCTGGTAAAGGCTCAAGTGAATTTATTCAAGCTGGCGAACGAATGCAGCCTAAG GTAATGAGAATGCTGAAGCGCGCATTGGCTCCATCACTCTCAGATGTTCACATCAGCTGGTCCTTACCTGGGGAAAGCAAAGTCATTCAAACTCCATCAAAAGTTCCTCCGGTGTTCAGCGGCGATCGTCTAATCATTTATGGCTTTCTCGTTGATCTTCCACAAGTAGGTGACCTAAAAGGCTCCGCGTCACTCAAAGGATACATAGGAACGGAGAATCTCAAGCTGTCTATCGATTTTGAAGTGAAACCGAGTGGAAGTAGTGGAGGAAAAGCTGTCCACCAGCTTGCAATCAAATCACTGATCAGGGACGTCGAAAGTGATTTGACTGACAAAGATATTGTAAAGAAGCAACTTGGCAGCGCAGTCAAGTCGGACAAGGATGCAATTGTAAAGCTGAGCACCAGCGCTAGCGTGATTTGCAGCCACACATCGTTTGTAGCTGTCGATGAAGGAAACGATGAGCCGGTGGCAGGAAGCATGAATCTAAGGCGTATTCCGGTGgctgaggaggaggaggaggaggaggattaTCTATGTTACGGTATAGATGCCAGGAATTACCTGGCTGGAGGATCCGCGTTGAACAGTTTGAGGCTTCGAAGGGCTGCTGCTGTTTtgggtgatgatgatgatgaagatgataATGATTCAGAGTGGTctgatgacgatgaagagatagagatagaggagaagggggagaagaagaaggagcaTAAAGCGTTTCAATTGCCTAAGAAGGCGAAAGCGTCACTGGAGAAAACACCCGATGATGCATTTATAACAATTGTGTCATTGCAGCAGGCGTCAGGTGCGTGGCCGCTTGATgttgccgtcgctcgtctcgtcAGCAAATCTGTTAAAGATTTGGATGCTCTCTCGCCGTTTGGAAAGGGATCGTCTGCTGTGTGCAAGAGCATCTGGGCAACGGCCATCGTTCTGGCTTGGCTGGAGGCCACGTGTGCAAGCTCCAAAGACGAATGGGAGCTTATGGCAAACAAGGCTACCAAGTGGgcaaagaagcagaagctcCCTAAACGTACAACGTGGGAAGATTTGATGAAAGCAGCCCAAAAGCTCTTCTAA